The following are encoded together in the Phenylobacterium sp. NIBR 498073 genome:
- a CDS encoding ABC transporter permease yields the protein MNLHAIKAIYIFELARTWRTLMQSIASPVISTSLYFIVFGSAIGSRMVEIEGVSYGAFIVPGLIMLSILTESIMNASFGIYMPKFSGTIYEVLSAPISAFEIVVGYVGAAATKSVILGLIILATARLFVDFSILHPFWMIGFLVLTSVAFSLLGFVIGVWADGWEKLQIVPMMIVTPLAFLGGSFYSISMLPELWQKITLFNPVVYLISGFRWSFYGISDVDVGVSLGATFGFVLVCLAAIWAIFRTGYKLKT from the coding sequence ATGAACCTGCACGCCATCAAGGCCATCTACATCTTCGAGCTTGCGCGCACCTGGCGCACGCTGATGCAGTCGATCGCCTCGCCGGTGATCTCGACCTCGCTCTACTTCATCGTGTTCGGATCGGCGATCGGCTCGCGGATGGTCGAGATCGAGGGGGTCAGCTACGGCGCCTTCATCGTGCCGGGCCTGATCATGCTTTCGATCCTGACCGAGAGCATCATGAACGCCTCGTTCGGGATCTACATGCCGAAATTCTCGGGGACGATTTACGAGGTGCTGTCGGCCCCGATCTCGGCCTTCGAGATCGTGGTCGGCTATGTCGGGGCGGCGGCCACCAAGTCAGTGATCCTCGGGCTGATCATCCTGGCCACGGCGCGATTGTTCGTGGACTTCAGCATCCTGCACCCGTTTTGGATGATCGGCTTCCTGGTGCTGACCTCGGTCGCCTTCAGCCTGCTCGGCTTCGTGATCGGGGTCTGGGCCGACGGATGGGAGAAGTTGCAGATCGTGCCGATGATGATCGTCACGCCGCTGGCCTTCCTGGGGGGCAGCTTCTACTCGATCAGCATGCTGCCCGAGCTCTGGCAGAAGATCACCCTGTTCAATCCGGTGGTCTATCTGATCTCCGGCTTCCGCTGGAGCTTCTACGGGATCTCGGACGTCGACGTCGGCGTCAGCCTGGGGGCGACCTTCGGCTTCGTACTGGTGTGCTTGGCGGCGATCTGGGCGATCTTCCGGACTGGCTACAAGCTCAAGACCTGA
- a CDS encoding OmpA family protein, whose translation MTNLVQTVIGALSPDMIGKLSSVLGESSGSVSKGVSAAAPALLAAALQQSSTSSGATGLLSLISQATGGGNPLDRLPALLGDDTARAGLLSQGKTLSDSLLGANAGAATNGLASFAGVKAGAATQLLSLAAPLVLGAIGKALGGAPTASGVQSLLSDQRASILGALPPGLGALFGLGGATQGARAAAGSGGGGFGKILPWLIAAAVVLALIFGLRNCGAKKVEAPPPPVKTEVVPAPAPAPVAAAPETLTLPGGATITVLPTSIGYGVTKFLESNEAAPKTFVFDNLNYDTASNALTPESKPTIDTLVLILKAYPNVRGRVVGYTDNQGDPAANKTLSDARAATVKKELSAQGIAGERIETAGMGEADPIADNATEEGRAKNRRTELVIVRK comes from the coding sequence GTGACCAACCTCGTTCAGACTGTGATCGGCGCCCTGTCGCCGGACATGATCGGCAAGCTGTCCAGCGTACTGGGAGAATCCTCGGGCTCGGTGAGCAAGGGCGTGTCGGCGGCGGCGCCAGCCCTGCTCGCCGCGGCGCTGCAGCAAAGCTCGACCAGCAGCGGCGCGACCGGCCTGCTCAGCCTGATCAGCCAGGCGACCGGCGGCGGCAACCCGCTCGACCGGTTGCCGGCGCTGCTCGGCGACGACACCGCGCGGGCCGGGCTGCTCAGCCAGGGTAAGACGCTGTCCGACAGCCTGCTCGGCGCCAATGCGGGGGCGGCGACCAACGGCCTGGCCAGCTTCGCCGGCGTCAAGGCCGGGGCGGCCACGCAACTGCTCTCGCTCGCCGCGCCGCTGGTGCTGGGGGCGATCGGCAAGGCGCTCGGCGGCGCCCCGACCGCCTCGGGCGTCCAGTCGCTGCTTTCGGACCAGCGGGCCAGCATCCTCGGCGCGCTGCCGCCTGGGCTCGGCGCGCTGTTCGGCCTCGGCGGGGCGACGCAGGGCGCGCGCGCGGCAGCCGGCAGCGGGGGCGGCGGCTTCGGCAAGATCCTGCCCTGGCTGATCGCCGCGGCGGTGGTGCTGGCGCTGATCTTCGGTCTGCGCAACTGCGGCGCCAAGAAGGTCGAGGCCCCGCCGCCGCCGGTCAAGACCGAGGTGGTTCCCGCGCCGGCGCCGGCTCCCGTCGCCGCCGCGCCGGAGACCCTGACCCTCCCGGGCGGGGCGACCATCACCGTGCTGCCGACCTCGATCGGTTACGGGGTGACCAAGTTCCTCGAATCCAACGAGGCGGCGCCCAAGACCTTCGTGTTCGACAACCTCAACTATGACACCGCTTCGAACGCCCTGACGCCGGAGAGCAAGCCGACGATCGACACCCTCGTCCTGATCCTGAAGGCTTATCCGAATGTTCGCGGGCGGGTGGTCGGCTACACCGACAACCAGGGTGATCCGGCGGCCAACAAGACGCTGTCCGACGCCCGCGCCGCGACGGTGAAGAAGGAGTTGTCGGCCCAAGGCATAGCCGGCGAGCGGATCGAGACGGCCGGCATGGGAGAGGCCGACCCGATCGCCGACAACGCCACGGAGGAAGGGCGCGCCAAGAACCGGCGGACCGAACTGGTCATCGTCCGCAAGTGA
- the bioB gene encoding biotin synthase BioB, with amino-acid sequence MNAPIAQGFRSVDPAEPRHDWTPAEVEALFELPFMELVFQAAAVHRAWFDPNEVQLSQLLSVKTGGCAENCGYCSQSQHFDTGVKAGKLMDATTVIAAAMEAKAGGAQRFCMGAAWRDLKDRDVPKVAAMISGVKALGLETCATLGMLTRDQAQSLKDAGLDYYNHNLDTGPAYYDQVVTTRTYQDRLDTLEAVRSVGMSTCCGGIVGMGETRADRAGLLHALATLPEHPNSLPINDLMPIPGTPLGNSEAVDPLEFVRMIAVARIVCPKTVVRLSAGREHMSRELQALCFLAGANSMFIGGKLLTTANPDKDTDAALMADLGLRPMTMAAN; translated from the coding sequence ATGAACGCTCCAATCGCTCAAGGTTTCCGTTCTGTCGATCCCGCAGAGCCGCGTCACGACTGGACGCCGGCGGAAGTCGAGGCGCTGTTCGAGCTGCCATTCATGGAGCTGGTGTTCCAGGCCGCGGCCGTGCACCGGGCCTGGTTCGATCCGAACGAGGTGCAACTGTCTCAGCTGCTCAGCGTCAAGACCGGCGGCTGCGCCGAGAACTGCGGCTATTGCAGCCAGAGCCAGCACTTCGACACCGGCGTGAAGGCCGGCAAGCTGATGGACGCGACCACCGTCATCGCCGCGGCGATGGAGGCCAAGGCCGGCGGGGCCCAGCGCTTCTGCATGGGCGCGGCCTGGCGCGACCTGAAGGACCGCGACGTGCCGAAGGTGGCGGCGATGATCTCCGGCGTGAAGGCGCTCGGCCTGGAGACCTGCGCCACCCTGGGCATGCTGACCCGCGACCAGGCCCAGTCGCTGAAGGACGCCGGCCTCGACTACTACAACCACAACCTCGACACCGGCCCGGCCTACTACGACCAGGTGGTCACCACCCGCACCTATCAGGACCGGCTCGACACCCTCGAAGCGGTGCGCTCGGTGGGCATGAGCACCTGCTGCGGCGGCATCGTCGGCATGGGCGAGACGCGGGCCGACCGCGCCGGCCTGCTGCACGCGCTGGCCACCCTGCCCGAACATCCGAACTCGCTGCCGATCAACGACCTGATGCCGATCCCAGGCACCCCGCTCGGGAACTCCGAGGCGGTCGATCCGCTGGAGTTCGTGCGCATGATCGCCGTCGCTCGCATCGTCTGCCCCAAGACCGTGGTGCGGCTCTCGGCCGGCCGCGAGCACATGTCCAGAGAACTTCAGGCGCTGTGCTTCCTGGCCGGCGCCAACTCGATGTTCATCGGCGGCAAGCTGCTCACCACCGCCAACCCTGACAAGGACACCGACGCCGCGCTCATGGCCGACCTCGGCCTGCGGCCCATGACCATGGCGGCGAATTAG
- a CDS encoding HPr family phosphocarrier protein, protein MSASRTVEIVNKRGLHARASAKFVKLAATFDAEVKVAKDGSSVDARSIMGLMMLAAGPGCCIDIQAEGNEAAPAVEALAALVAARFDEDE, encoded by the coding sequence ATGAGCGCCTCGCGGACCGTCGAGATCGTCAACAAGCGCGGTCTGCACGCGCGGGCTTCGGCCAAGTTCGTCAAGCTGGCCGCCACCTTCGACGCTGAGGTCAAGGTCGCCAAGGACGGGTCCAGCGTCGACGCCCGCTCGATCATGGGCCTGATGATGCTGGCGGCCGGCCCCGGCTGCTGCATCGACATCCAGGCCGAAGGCAACGAGGCCGCGCCCGCCGTCGAGGCCCTGGCCGCGCTGGTCGCCGCCCGCTTCGACGAGGACGAATAG
- a CDS encoding ABC transporter ATP-binding protein, which yields MQPIISVAGLSKTYAGGFQALKSVDLEIRQGEIFALLGPNGAGKTTLISIICGIVNPSGGKVTADGHDIIAEYRAARGKIGLVPQELSTDAFESVWDTVKFSRGLFGKSPNPAYLEKILRDLSLWDKKDSKIMALSGGMKRRVMIAKALSHEPRILFLDEPTAGVDVELRRDMWEMVRGLRESGVTIILTTHYIEEAEEMADRIGVISKGEIILVEDKDVLMRKLGKKQLTLHLQEPLSALPADLSDYQLELANGGAELVYTFDAQSEDTGIAGLLRRLSAAGVDFKDLRTEESSLEEIFVSLVRGRP from the coding sequence GTGCAGCCGATCATTTCCGTAGCTGGTCTGTCGAAGACCTATGCCGGGGGCTTCCAGGCCCTCAAATCCGTCGACCTGGAGATCCGGCAGGGCGAGATCTTCGCCTTGCTGGGCCCGAACGGCGCGGGCAAGACGACGCTCATCAGCATCATCTGCGGCATCGTCAATCCGAGCGGCGGCAAGGTGACCGCCGACGGTCACGACATCATCGCCGAGTATCGTGCCGCCCGCGGCAAGATCGGCCTAGTGCCGCAGGAGCTGTCCACCGACGCCTTCGAGAGCGTCTGGGACACGGTGAAGTTCAGCCGCGGGCTGTTCGGCAAGTCGCCTAATCCAGCCTATCTTGAGAAGATCCTTCGCGACCTGTCGCTCTGGGACAAGAAGGACTCGAAGATCATGGCGCTGTCCGGCGGCATGAAGCGCCGGGTGATGATCGCCAAGGCGCTGTCCCACGAGCCGCGCATCCTGTTCCTCGACGAGCCGACCGCCGGGGTCGACGTCGAGCTGCGACGCGACATGTGGGAGATGGTGCGCGGGCTGCGCGAGAGCGGCGTCACCATCATCCTGACCACCCACTACATCGAGGAGGCCGAGGAAATGGCCGACCGGATCGGGGTGATCAGCAAGGGCGAGATCATCCTGGTCGAGGACAAGGACGTGCTCATGCGCAAGCTGGGCAAGAAGCAGCTGACCCTGCACCTACAAGAGCCGTTGAGCGCCCTGCCGGCCGACCTCTCGGACTATCAGCTGGAACTCGCCAATGGCGGGGCCGAGTTGGTCTACACCTTCGACGCCCAGAGCGAGGACACCGGCATCGCCGGCCTCCTGCGGCGGCTCAGCGCCGCCGGCGTCGACTTCAAGGACCTCCGGACCGAGGAAAGCTCGCTGGAGGAGATCTTCGTCAGCCTGGTGAGGGGCCGGCCATGA
- a CDS encoding PTS sugar transporter subunit IIA, which translates to MIGLVIVTHGRLAEEFVFAMEHVVGPQAAVASICIGPEDDMEKRRKDILAACEAVDSGSGVILLTDMFGGTPSNLAISVMEQTKAEVIAGLNLPMLIKLASVRTRQSLEDCVACAQEAGRKYISVASYVLAGEK; encoded by the coding sequence ATGATCGGGCTCGTGATCGTTACGCACGGGCGGCTGGCCGAGGAATTCGTCTTCGCCATGGAGCATGTGGTGGGGCCGCAGGCTGCGGTCGCGTCCATCTGCATTGGGCCGGAGGACGACATGGAAAAGCGCCGCAAGGACATCCTGGCGGCGTGCGAGGCCGTCGATTCCGGTTCCGGCGTCATTCTGCTGACCGACATGTTCGGCGGCACGCCCTCGAACCTGGCCATTTCGGTGATGGAGCAGACCAAGGCCGAGGTCATCGCCGGCCTCAACCTGCCCATGCTGATCAAGCTGGCATCGGTTCGCACGCGCCAATCGCTTGAGGACTGCGTGGCCTGCGCCCAGGAGGCCGGCCGCAAGTACATCTCCGTCGCGTCCTACGTGCTGGCCGGCGAAAAATGA